The Deinococcus depolymerans genome contains the following window.
TGGCCCCGCTGGCGCATCTGGCCCTCGCGCTGATCGGGCACGGCGAGATCGAGTACCGGGGCGAGGTGCGCACCAGTGCGGACGTGCTGGCCGAACTGGGCCTGACCCCGCTGACGTTGCAGGCGAAGGAGGGACTGGCACTCATCAACGGCACGCAGCTGATGGGCAGCCTGCTCGCGCTGGCCGTCGCGGACGCCCGCACCCTGCTGGGCACGGCGAACCTCGCGGCGGCCATGACGGTCGAGGCGATGTACGGCTCGCACCGGCCCTTCCAGCCGGATGTGATCGGCCTGCGCCCCCACCCCGGCGCGGTCGCGGTGGCCGAGGAACTGCGGTTCTTCCTGCGGGACTCGCAGATCGCGCCGTCGCATCTGGTGGGGGACGGGAAGGTGCAGGACGCGTACTCCCTGCGGGCCGCGCCGCAGGTACACGGCGCGAGCCTGGACGCGCTGGCACACGCCGAGCGGGTCCTGGCCGTCGAGTTCGCGTCCGTGACGGACAACCCCCTGATCTTCCCCGACACCGGGGACGTGGTGAGCGGCGGGAACTTCCACGGGCAGCCGCTGGCCGTGACCATCGACGCACTCAAGGTCGCGGTGGCGGAACTCGGCAGCATCTCGGAGCGCCGCTGCGAGCAGCTCCTGAACCCGGCCCTGTCCGGCCTGCCGGGCTTCCTCGCGCCGCAGGGCGGCCTGAACAGCGGGTTCATGATCGCGCAGTACACGGCCGCCGCGCTCGTCAGCGAGAACAAGGTCCTCGCGCACCCCGCCAGCGTGGACACCATTCCCACCAGCGCCAACCAGGAGGATCACGTCAGCATGGGCGCACACGGCGCCCGGCAACTGCGGGCCATCCTGGAGAACGTGCAGAACGTCATCGGGATCGAACTGCTGTGCGCCGCGCAGGCACTCGACTTCCAGAACCTCCACGCCGGGCGCGGCGCGCAGGCCGCCTGGGAGCACATCCGCGCGCACATCCCCAACATGACGCAGGACCGCTACTACCGCCCCGACCTCCTGAAGATCGTGGAGATGGTGCGAAGTGGGGAGCTGCTGCGGGTGGCGCGGGAAGCGTAGGGGACCCCTTACCGGTTCAGCCATTCCAGTCCGCCCGCGCGGCCGTCTGCGAGCAGGTCGATGCGGGCGCTGGCGTGCCCGTGCGCGGTCAGCGGCGGGTCGGGCTGCCGCGCCTGCGCGGAGTCGGGTCGGTCCTCGATCAGGTTGTTCTGCGACTGGGCGTGGCGGATCAGCAGCAGCTTCACACCTTTACCGTGAGGCGTCCGGGCGGCACGGACGACCTCATGCGCTGCTGATTCGGCTAGACAGGTCCGGCCTTAGGATGGGGTCCACTTCCAGATGCCTCCGCCCCTCACGCCTCACCCAAGGAACCCATGACCACCCTCGACGACATCCTGAACGCACCCGCCCCCGCCTCCGAGTGGATTCTCGCGCAGGACTGCGCCGAGACCGGCCTGCACCCCGACGACATCCGCACCGAGATGCTGCGCCGCATCCGCGAGATGCGCGCCAGCATCGAACGCGGCCTGAGCAGTGACGCCAAAAGCATCACGGGGATGGTCGGCTGGAACGCCAAGGGCCTCTGGGACGCCCCGGACGTGCTGGGTGCGCCCGTCCTGAAGCGCGTGCAGGCCTACGCCATGGCCGTGAACGAGGAGAACGCCCGCATGGGCCGCATCGTCGCCGCACCCACCGCAGGCAGCGCGGGCACCATCCCCGGCGCACTGATCGGCGTGGCCGACCACCTGGGTATTCCCGACGAGCAACTCGTGAACCCCATGATCCTCGCCGCCGGGATCGGCAAGGCCATCAGCAAGCGCATGTTCATCAGCGGCGCGGCGGGCGGCTGTCAGGCCGAGATCGGCAGCAGTGCCGCCATGGCCGCCGCCGCCATCGTCGAACTGATGGGCGGCACGCCCCGCGCCGCCGTACACGCCGCCAGCATGGCACTCATGAACACCATCGGCCTCGTGTGCGACCCGGTCGGCGGGTACGTGGAAGTCCCCTGCGTGAGCCGCAACGCCTTCTACGCCGTGCACGCCGTCAGCGCCGCGCAGCTTGCCCTGGCGCAACTGGAATCCTTCATCCCGCCCGACGAGGTCCTGGGCGCGATGGCCAGCGTGGGCCGCATGATGCCCGCCGCGCTGCGCGAAACCGCCGACGGGGGCCTCGCCCAGACGCCCACCGGGCTGGCCGTCACCGCTCGCATGGAAGGCAAGGATGGGGACTCGGGCGGAATGATCGAACTGCCGCTGGCGTAAGCGGGCAGGAGCGGGCCGACCTGAATTTCGGGTCGGCCCGCTCTCGTCACGGGTTCAGGTCGCAGTGGTACGACGCACCGCTGCCCAGCTCTGCACACTCCCCGCCGCGCACGCCACGATCACGGCCAGCACCGTCGCCCACTGATCGGCCACCCCCGGATCACGCGGGGCCGCGTCGCCCAGCGCCGCCTGCAACACGACTACTGCCAGCCACGCGCCCGGCAGGAACGCCAGCGCGCCCGCTCCGGCCTCCAGCGCCCCCAGGCGCTGGGTACCCAGCAGGGCCCCGCCCACGCCCGACAGGATCATCACGCCCAGCCACAGGCCATCCGGCGCGTCGTGTCGCCAGAGGAACTGGCTGAGCAGCACCACGCCCACGCCCAGTGCAGCGAACACCGCTGCCGCTAGACCCGCAGCGCGCCACCCGAACCGTCCCGCCGCCAGTCTCGTCTGCGCCGCCCACTTCTGGTCGTTCACGCTGGAGGCTTCGTTCTGCATGGCGGACCTCCACTCTTCGGGGGTCATGCGAGGCTCCGGGGGTGGTGCTGCTGGCGGCGGAAGGGGAGACCAAGGACAATCCCGAGGGCCGCGACGCCCAGCGCGACGCTGAGGGGGTAGGCGGGGAACCCGGCGAAGTCACTGAGGATCAGGTTACCGAGGCTGGAAATGGTGATGGTGCCCAGCGCGGCGCACAGCAGCGTGATCCAGCGGGGGACGCGCAGGCGGGTGGCGACGGCCGCGAGCATGAAGACGGTCAGGATCAGGCCCAGCAGGGGCAGTTGCGGGTCCTGGCTGCTGGTGATGGTCGTGACGGGCTGGGGGTTGCCCAGGAGGTTCCATTTCAGGAAGGTCAGGCTGTCCACGCCGTTGCGGGCCGCCTCGCGGGTCATGACGCTCCACTGGGTGGTCAGGGTCAGGGCAGCGGTGGCGGTCACGGTGCCGGTGGTGGCGAGCAGCGCGGTCAGGACGGTGCGGGCCAGCTGCCGGTGGCGCAGGCTCTGGCGGGTGTCGCGGCTCCAGTTGGCGTCGGTGACGCTGTCCGCTTCGTTCTGCATGCCGATCTTCCAGTCGTCGTGGGTCATGGTGCAACGCTCCTGTGGGGGTGGATGAGGGTCGAGAGTGCCCATCCGAAGGTGATCAGCAGGCCGAACGTGACCAGCGTGGTCATGAGCAGCTGGGGGAGCAGGGGGAGCAGCGCAGCCAGTGTGCTCAGCGTGAACACGTCGGACGCTCCTCGGAGGCTCGTGCCGACGATCAGAAGGATGGGCAGCGTGGAGAGGCTGGCGGCCAGGAGGGCAGGGACCCACGGTGCGGAGCCGCGCAGGACGCGGCGGGTCAGCCACGCCAGCGTCAGCAGGAGGGAAAGGCCGCTCGTCCAGAGAAATCCGGCCAGGGGATGCACCCACTCGAAGACGTGCGTGGGCAGCTCTCTCTGGGTGATGAGTGTTCCGGCGGCGGGCAGGGCGCTGATGATCAGGAGTTCGCCGAAGCTTCGCGTGGTGAGGACGGCGCCGAGGTCCTGTTTCGCGCGTCGCCAGAGGAGGGTCCGGCGTGCTTCACGCGCCCAGTGCGGGTCGGCGTGCTGGAGTTCAGTGTCGAGGGCGTCGCTCCAGTCGTCATGATTCATGTCATGGCACCGGTCGTGGTGCGCCTGGCAGTGCCCGGTTCGTGGCGTTCGCGGGCCAGCCCGAGGCCGCTCTGCGTCAGGCGGTAGATGTGGCGGGGGGGTCTGCCGGGGTGCGGGGACGGTTCCCACTGGGCGTCCAGGTGGCCCTGTTCGTGCAGGCGCTGGAGGATGGGGTAGAGGGTTCCGCTTTTCAGGTTGGTGCTCTTGGACAGGTCGTAGCCGTAGGTGTGCGCGGGGTAGGTCTGCTGGAGGGCGTGCAGGACGGCTTTCGTGTGAGGACTGGAGTTGGGTGGGCGGGGCATAGCCTATTAGCAACATATGTAGAGTTTCGTGTCAAGCGATAGTGCGGCAGATGAACAACCGCTGCCTCCGCACTGGACGGGGCAGCGGTTCCCGGCACCCAGGCTCAGGCGGCGGCGGGCATTCCTGGCGTGTGCGTGTACGCCTGCCCACCTGCCTGGATGACCCCAGCCGGCACGGGCAGACTGGCCCCCTCGCCCTGCACGCGCGGCGTGACGAAGTAGAACGACAGGCCCAGCAGCAGGTACACGGCGATCAGCAGCACGCCCTCGAACCAGGTGGCCTCGCCGTCCTTGGTGACGGTCGTGACGATCAACGCGACGGCCACGATGGCGACCAGTTCCAGCGGGCTGGAGAACACGAGGTTCATGGGTTTGCCGATCACGTACGAGATGATCACCAGCACGGGCGCGGTGAACAGGGCCACCTGAATGGTCGCGCCGACCGCGATGTTGATGGCCAGCCCGATCTGCCCCTTGCGCGCGAAGTAACTGCCGGCGATGTATTCCGCGAAGTTCCCCACGACGGCCAGCACGATGATGCCCAGGAAGAACGGGCTGAGGCCCAGCGTGGTGCTCGTGGCTTCCAGCGCGCCGGACAGCATCTCGGATTCCAGGGCGATCAGGGCGGTCGCGCCGATCATGGTCGCGGCGGCCCGCCACACCGGCCACAGGTCCCCGTGCCCGTGCCCGTTCTCTTCCTCCATGGCGAAGGCGTCCTTGTGCGTGACCAGCGTGTACACGAGGTTCAGGGCGTACACGGCGATCAGCACGACGGCCACGCCCAGGCTCAGGTACTCGTCGAGGTTCGCGCGGACCGTGTCGCTGCCCGCCAGGAAGTCCGGGAGTCGCTCGGTGTAGTCGAACAGCGCCGGGATCAGCAGGGCGATCACCACCAGGAACAGCATGGAGTTCAGCTGCCCGGCGTTCGAGCGGCTGAACTTCTGCGTGTTCCGCCCGAAACTGCCGATCAGGATGGCCAGCCCCAGGCCCAGCAGCGCGTTCCCGATGATGCTGCCCGTGATCTGCGCCTTCACCACCGTGATGTTCCCGGCCAGCAGCACGAAGACAGCGATGATCAGTTCCGCGAGGTTCCCGAACGTGACGTTCAGCAGGCCGCCGATGGTCTGTCCGGCCCGCGCCGCGACCTGCTCGGTGGCCTGCCGCAGCAGGTCCGCCAGCGGAATGATCGCGATGACGGACGTCAGGAAGACCCACAGGGGCGGCGCGTGCAGGGCGTACTCCAGCAGCAGGCTGACCGGAATGAAGGCGAGCAGGAATTTCATCCACATGCCGGCAGTGTAGGCCCAGGGTTCTCATGAAGCGTGCCCCGCATGCAGAGCGAAGGTTCATGCGGACTGCCGGGCTTGGCGTTGACCCCCCCCGCCAGCTCACCGGGTTGCCAACGCCACGCCCGGACCCCGTTTTGCTCCTGCGCTGCGCCGCGCTGCGAGGCCGCCCGGATTGAACGGTGCCCGCAACCCATTCACTCGGAGTCCGTCCCGGGTGTGCGGGTCAGCTGCCGGGGTCAGGGGGTGGCGGTCGGGAGGCCGAGCAGGTGTTGCAACTGCGCGTGCGAGGTCACCACGTGGCGCACTCCGGCGGCGTGCAGGTGCGCGGCGTCGTCCGGGTGGGCGTGCCCGGTGGCGAGCAGGCCGATCACGGTCGCCCCGGCCCGCACGCCCGCCGTGGCGCCGGGAACGCTGTCCTCGACGACCACGCAGCGCGTGATGTCCGCCCCGAGCTGCGCGGCGGCGAAGGCGTACAGGTCCGGTTCCGGCTTGCCGCGCCCGCCCACCCACGACGGGTCGTAGGCGTGCGTACCCACCAGTCCCGCCAGTCCGGCCGACGCGAGCTTCATGTGCAGCCGCCCGCGTTCGCTGTTGCTGCCCACCGCGAACGGCACGCCCCGGTCCCGCAGGCCGCGCAGGGTGTCGCGCGCCCCGTCGATGGCGTCCAGGGTGTCGAAGGCCGCGTTGAAGCGGTCTTCCAGGATGGGCAGGAAGGCGTCGGTGGGCGTCCAGCCGTGCAGGTCCGCCAGGCGCACCAGCACGTTCGGAAAGGTCTGCCCGACGGCCAGGTGCGCGAAGTCGTTCAGGGCCAGCGGCAGGCCATGCTCGGCCAGCGTGCGGACCCACACGCCGGCCGCCAGCGCCTCGCTGTCCACCAGCACGCCGTCCAGGTCGAACAGGACCGCGTCGAAGGTGCCGGCCAGGGTCGGGCCGTCCGTGGGGGCGGTCACTGGCCCAGGCCCGTGTCGTCGGCCGGGCCGTTCTCCCACCCGGCCAGGACATGCACGTGCGTGTGGAAGACCATCTGCCCGCCGCCGGGACCGCAGTTCACGACCAGCCGGTAGTCCTGCGCGTGCTGCCGCGCCACCCGCGTGGCGGTCAGCCACAACTCGCCCATCTCGGCGGCGTCCGTGATCTCGTCCACGCGCGACGACACCTTCTTCGGAATGACCAGCAGGTGAATGGGCGCCTTCGGGGCGATGTCG
Protein-coding sequences here:
- the hutH gene encoding histidine ammonia-lyase gives rise to the protein MILDQHLSLSDFLSVVRGGESVQLSEAARERILRARAVIERIVDGQAAVYGVNTGFGKFASVQVPREGLEELQLNLILSHAIGVGENLPGEVVRGMLLLRAQSLALGHSGVRPEVVELLLSLLNAGAHPVIPAQGSVGASGDLAPLAHLALALIGHGEIEYRGEVRTSADVLAELGLTPLTLQAKEGLALINGTQLMGSLLALAVADARTLLGTANLAAAMTVEAMYGSHRPFQPDVIGLRPHPGAVAVAEELRFFLRDSQIAPSHLVGDGKVQDAYSLRAAPQVHGASLDALAHAERVLAVEFASVTDNPLIFPDTGDVVSGGNFHGQPLAVTIDALKVAVAELGSISERRCEQLLNPALSGLPGFLAPQGGLNSGFMIAQYTAAALVSENKVLAHPASVDTIPTSANQEDHVSMGAHGARQLRAILENVQNVIGIELLCAAQALDFQNLHAGRGAQAAWEHIRAHIPNMTQDRYYRPDLLKIVEMVRSGELLRVAREA
- the sdaAA gene encoding L-serine ammonia-lyase, iron-sulfur-dependent, subunit alpha, which produces MTTLDDILNAPAPASEWILAQDCAETGLHPDDIRTEMLRRIREMRASIERGLSSDAKSITGMVGWNAKGLWDAPDVLGAPVLKRVQAYAMAVNEENARMGRIVAAPTAGSAGTIPGALIGVADHLGIPDEQLVNPMILAAGIGKAISKRMFISGAAGGCQAEIGSSAAMAAAAIVELMGGTPRAAVHAASMALMNTIGLVCDPVGGYVEVPCVSRNAFYAVHAVSAAQLALAQLESFIPPDEVLGAMASVGRMMPAALRETADGGLAQTPTGLAVTARMEGKDGDSGGMIELPLA
- a CDS encoding PadR family transcriptional regulator encodes the protein MPRPPNSSPHTKAVLHALQQTYPAHTYGYDLSKSTNLKSGTLYPILQRLHEQGHLDAQWEPSPHPGRPPRHIYRLTQSGLGLARERHEPGTARRTTTGAMT
- the cax gene encoding calcium/proton exchanger: MWMKFLLAFIPVSLLLEYALHAPPLWVFLTSVIAIIPLADLLRQATEQVAARAGQTIGGLLNVTFGNLAELIIAVFVLLAGNITVVKAQITGSIIGNALLGLGLAILIGSFGRNTQKFSRSNAGQLNSMLFLVVIALLIPALFDYTERLPDFLAGSDTVRANLDEYLSLGVAVVLIAVYALNLVYTLVTHKDAFAMEEENGHGHGDLWPVWRAAATMIGATALIALESEMLSGALEATSTTLGLSPFFLGIIVLAVVGNFAEYIAGSYFARKGQIGLAINIAVGATIQVALFTAPVLVIISYVIGKPMNLVFSSPLELVAIVAVALIVTTVTKDGEATWFEGVLLIAVYLLLGLSFYFVTPRVQGEGASLPVPAGVIQAGGQAYTHTPGMPAAA
- a CDS encoding HAD family phosphatase codes for the protein MTAPTDGPTLAGTFDAVLFDLDGVLVDSEALAAGVWVRTLAEHGLPLALNDFAHLAVGQTFPNVLVRLADLHGWTPTDAFLPILEDRFNAAFDTLDAIDGARDTLRGLRDRGVPFAVGSNSERGRLHMKLASAGLAGLVGTHAYDPSWVGGRGKPEPDLYAFAAAQLGADITRCVVVEDSVPGATAGVRAGATVIGLLATGHAHPDDAAHLHAAGVRHVVTSHAQLQHLLGLPTATP
- a CDS encoding histidine triad nucleotide-binding protein; protein product: MTSPTLFERIIAREIPSQIVFEDERYIAIRDIAPKAPIHLLVIPKKVSSRVDEITDAAEMGELWLTATRVARQHAQDYRLVVNCGPGGGQMVFHTHVHVLAGWENGPADDTGLGQ